From the Primulina eburnea isolate SZY01 unplaced genomic scaffold, ASM2296580v1 ctg200, whole genome shotgun sequence genome, one window contains:
- the LOC140820860 gene encoding uncharacterized protein: MSTRNPLSIILDQNKLTSPNYNDWFRNLKIILNSEKILYVLDKKPPKEAPSNVTPTKLAELEKWWDHDIQAKSYMLASMSNELQKRFEEAVNAADIHLHLKELYA, from the coding sequence atgtctactcgtAACCCGCTTTCAATCATTCTCGATCAAAACAAATTGACTAGCCCTAACTATAATGACTGGTTTcgaaatttaaagattattctgaactcggaaaagattctgTATGTGCTTGATAAGAAGCCACCGAAGGAAGCACCTTCAAATGTCACTCCGACTAAATTGGCTGAGCTTGAAAAATGGTGGGACCATGACATTCAAGCTAAGAGCTACATGTTGGCTTCTATGTCGAATGAACTGCAGAAGCGGTTCGAGGAGGctgtgaatgctgctgacattcacttacatctgaaagaattgtatgcT